DNA sequence from the Acanthochromis polyacanthus isolate Apoly-LR-REF ecotype Palm Island chromosome 5, KAUST_Apoly_ChrSc, whole genome shotgun sequence genome:
GAGTTCTGATTAGTACTACTGGAGTCCAGCCTGGTTTATCCTGAAGCTGATGATAATGCAGGaagagccaatcagagcaggaCTTGTTGATGATGTAATTGATTTTTATTCAGTAGGAATTTTATTAACATGAAATTTCAATACAACAGAAACGCAGCTCAGTGCTGAGAACATTATCACACCTGTACCTGTTCATCATGTCACACCTGTACCTGTTCATCATGTCACACCTGTACCTGTTCATCATGTCACACCTGTACCTGTTCATCATGTCACACCTGTACCTGTTCATCATGTCACACCTGTACCTGTTCATCATGTCACACCTGTACCTGTTTATCATGTCACACCTGTACCTGTTCATCATGTCACACCTGTACCTGTTCATCATGTCATACCTGTACCTGTTCATCATGTCACACCTGTACCTGTTCATCATGTCACACCTGTACCTGTTCATCATGTCACACCTGTACCTGTTTGTCATGTCACACCTGTACCTGTTTATCATGTCATACCTGTACCTGTTTATCATGTCATACCTGTACCTGTGAAGGTGAACAGACTCTcttaatatctttatttttagctcTGTTGTTCAGTATATCCTGTATTGCCTCACCTGTACCTGTAAATCCCCCAGTGAGGatcaaaaacgtttctttaacCTGTTATGAGGCCCTCAGGTGCTGGTCTCAGGTGAATGATGGTGTTCTTACTTGTGTGCAGCTACACGGATCCTCAGGTGTCCATGGACCTGCTGAGGGCGGTGCTTCAGCCGAACTTCAACAACGACATCATGGCCGTGTTCAGGAAGTACCACAAGGTCAGACAGCACACTGGACAGGTGTGGACAGGTGTGGACAGGTGTGATcagcttgtgtgtttgtgttgcagttcTTTGAGAAAGCGGCTGAGAACGTGAAGGAGAACGTTGGAGAGGACATTCAGACCGATCAGCTGATCAGAGAGGCCTGCAGGAACGTTCTGGAACATGTGAGATCTCTTCCTGTTGTTAGACCACTGCTCATGTGACCGTCTGTACTCACCTATGTGGTAACCATGGTATCCTGTGATGTCATCACCAGGCCAAGCAGCTTTTTCCAGAAGGGGAGGCGAAGAGGGCTGGGCCAGAGGTCACCATCAAGGTAGGAGCTCTCAcactgaccaatcagaacagaGGAGACACCTGGATCTCACCTGGTTCTGTGTTCTGTCAGAGGCCCAGAGTTGCTGATGAAGACTGCGGTCATAGAGGATCTCCCCTCCCAAAGAAGGTACTGAGACATCTGAGCTGACAGGTGGTGGTGACAGGTGGAGGTAACGATTGAAGATGATGGTATTGATCCAGTGATTCTGATCATTTTCTCTCAGCAGAGGAAAAGTCGTCCAGGTGCCGTCGTCTCTTCTGATAGGACGCTGAGCTTCTCCTCTCAGTGAGTACCTGACAGGTGATGACATCATCAGTGTCCAGGTCGAACATCACACCTCATGACTGTGTTTCTGTCCTCAGAGTGAAGCCCAAGTCTGATCCAATCAAGAAGGAGGGGCCAAAGGTGAGTCTGTTATAGGAGGACTTTACACTGACAGGTGTTACCTACCTGAAACTGCTGATGGGGGCGCTGTTGTAGTTCACACTGTGACCTGATGGGGgcgctgtgtttgtgtttcagtgggATCCGTCCAGATTGAGTGACAGCAGCACGTTTGTTCTGGGCTCCAGAGCCAACAAGTAAGTCAGCAACATATGAACAACACGTAAATATCATGTAAACAACATGTAAGCAACACGTAAACAGCATTTAaacaacatgtaaaaatgtaaactcgtaaacaacacataaacaacatataaacaacacaaacatgtacacaacatgtaaacaacataaaaatgtaaacaacacGTAAGCACCATgtgaacaacacaaaaatgtaaacaacataaaaatgtaaacatctaaacacaaaaatgtaaacatgtacacaacacgtaaacaacacaaaaaatgtaaacaatgtaaatatgtaaacaacacgtaaacaacatgtaaatgacacaaaatgtaaacaagtaaaaaacatgtaaacaacacaaatacataaacaacatgtaaacaacataaacatgtaaacagcatttaaacaacatgaaaacaacatgtaaacaacacaTAAGCAACATAtaaacaacatgtaaacaacacttaaaaagcatgtaaacaacaaaaatacataaacatgtaaacaacatataaacatgtaaacagcatttaaacaacataaaaacatgtagacaagatgtaaaaatgtaaacaacacacaaacattatATACACTctgtgaacaacaacaaaacatgtgaACATGCTAAAGTGTCTATAAGGTGTAATTATGTTATAAACTTGGACATAATACAAATAGTGTgtaaacaaaatggaaatatgGTGTAAACAGCATGACCAGTGATCATATGATGCTGTGATGTCACTGCAGGGCGCTGGGGATGGGCGGGACCAGAGGACGGATCTACATCAAACACGCTGACTTGTTTAAGGTAAACCTCCTCCTTAACCCCTCCCACTGACAGGTAACAAGAAACAGACCGATGCACCTGAATGTCTGCTGCACTAAACaacttcctctgtgtgtgtgtgtcagtatgCAGCAGATGCGAAGGACAAGCAGTGGTTGGCTGAGAGACACCACATGCGGGCGACAGGAGGGAAGATGGTGAGTTTAACACCCATCCGCTGTTTCCATAGTAACACTGCAGGTCAGACATGTGACCAGGAAGTCCCATAGAAATGGGAAGTCCTGCTGTACTGGTccttctgacccacaatcctttgCAGCAGAGATTTAGATGTAACGTTCTGATCAAGTGTTCTGTTTGGAACAGTTCagatgaaaggaaaagaaaaatgctgcgATCTAGAACAGAGAGCTTCAGTTAGAAATCTGCATGGTAGAACCAATGTGGTAGAACCGTCGTGTAacactttagaaccaacgtGGTAGAACCGTCATGTTACACTTTAGAACCAACATGGTAGAACTGTTGTGTAacactttagaaccaacgtGGTAGAACCGTCATGTTacactttagaaccaacgtGGTAGAACCGTCATGTTacactttagaaccaacgtGGTAGAACCGTCATGTTACACTTTAGAACCAACATGGTAGAACCGTCGTGTAAGACTTTAGAACCAACGTGGTAGAACCGTCATGTAacactttagaaccaacgtggtagaaccgtcgtgtaacactttagaaccaacgtGGTAGAACCGTCATGTAacactttagaaccaacgtGGTAGGACCGTCATGTTACATTTTAGAACCAACGTGGTAGAACCGTCGTGCTACACTTTAGAACCAACATGGTAGAACCGTCATGTAacactttagaaccaacgtGGTAGAACCGTCATGTTacactttagaaccaacgtGGTAGAACCGTCGTGCTACACTTTAGAACCAACATGGTAGAACCGTCATGCTacactttagaaccaacgtGGTAGAACCGTCATGTTacactttagaaccaacgtggtagaaccgtcgtgtaacactttagaaccaacgtggtagaaccgtcgtgctacactttagaaccaacgtggtagaaccgtcgtgtaacactttagaaccaacgtggtagaaccgtc
Encoded proteins:
- the LOC110966105 gene encoding deoxynucleotidyltransferase terminal-interacting protein 1 isoform X3, with the protein product MIKHRQIHRRGRRSHMTVSYTDPQVSMDLLRAVLQPNFNNDIMAVFRKYHKFFEKAAENVKENVGEDIQTDQLIREACRNVLEHAKQLFPEGEAKRAGPEVTIKRPRVADEDCGHRGSPLPKKQRKSRPGAVVSSDRTLSFSSQVKPKSDPIKKEGPKWDPSRLSDSSTFVLGSRANKALGMGGTRGRIYIKHADLFKYAADAKDKQWLAERHHMRATGGKMAYLLIEEDIQDLSRSDEYRDCPDVRMDELKPFSVPLWMVEKMQRAMEAQRDSEP
- the LOC110966105 gene encoding deoxynucleotidyltransferase terminal-interacting protein 1 isoform X2, with translation MGAHRSEGGRDWLEQDGPEPPEHSPKPWNLMIKHRQIHRRGRRSHMTVSYTDPQVSMDLLRAVLQPNFNNDIMAVFRKYHKFFEKAAENVKENVGEDIQTDQLIREACRNVLEHAKQLFPEGEAKRAGPEVTIKRPRVADEDCGHRGSPLPKKRKSRPGAVVSSDRTLSFSSQVKPKSDPIKKEGPKWDPSRLSDSSTFVLGSRANKALGMGGTRGRIYIKHADLFKYAADAKDKQWLAERHHMRATGGKMAYLLIEEDIQDLSRSDEYRDCPDVRMDELKPFSVPLWMVEKMQRAMEAQRDSEP
- the LOC110966105 gene encoding deoxynucleotidyltransferase terminal-interacting protein 1 isoform X1 translates to MGAHRSEGGRDWLEQDGPEPPEHSPKPWNLMIKHRQIHRRGRRSHMTVSYTDPQVSMDLLRAVLQPNFNNDIMAVFRKYHKFFEKAAENVKENVGEDIQTDQLIREACRNVLEHAKQLFPEGEAKRAGPEVTIKRPRVADEDCGHRGSPLPKKQRKSRPGAVVSSDRTLSFSSQVKPKSDPIKKEGPKWDPSRLSDSSTFVLGSRANKALGMGGTRGRIYIKHADLFKYAADAKDKQWLAERHHMRATGGKMAYLLIEEDIQDLSRSDEYRDCPDVRMDELKPFSVPLWMVEKMQRAMEAQRDSEP